The Prunus persica cultivar Lovell chromosome G8, Prunus_persica_NCBIv2, whole genome shotgun sequence genome includes a region encoding these proteins:
- the LOC18767718 gene encoding guanine nucleotide-binding protein subunit gamma 1 — MASDTASSVDEQAQLVASVGSLAGGGGGSTDNRGRHRILAELNRLEQELKFLQEELGELERTENVSTICSELLPYAEGTADPLLPVTNGPVNLLWDRWFEGPQDSQRCSCRIL, encoded by the exons ATGGCGTCCGATACGGCGTCGTCGGTGGACGAACAGGCACAGCTGGTTGCTTCAGTTGGTTCACTTGCAGGAGGAGGAGGCGGCTCCACTGATAACAGAGGAAGGCATCGGATTCTCGCTGAACTCAACCGTCTTGAACAAGAACTCAAATTCTTGCAG GAAGAGTTGGGAGAGCTCGAAAGGACTGAGAACGTTTCGACCATATGTTCAGA ATTGCTGCCCTACGCCGAAGGCACGGCGGATCCTCTACTTCCAGT AACAAATGGACCTGTAAATCTATTATGGGATCGATGGTTCGAAGGACCCCAGGATTCACAACGTTGCAGTTGTCGGATACTCTGA
- the LOC18766387 gene encoding ammonium transporter 3 member 1, protein MELPVNLRPDQASPEWLSKGDNAWQLTAATLVGMQSVPGLVILYGSIVKKKWAVNSAFMALYAFAAVLVCWVGWGYQMSFGDELFKFLGWPHVAMNQEYLLKQTFVGYLPNATMVYFQFVFAAITLILIAGALLGRMNFHAWMLFVPLWLTFSYTITCYSIWNPHGWLAKMGVIDYSGGFVIHLSSGVAGFTAAYWVGPRATNDRERFPPNNILLMLAGAGLLWMGWTGFNGGDPYMVSTDASLAVLNTHVCTATSLLTWLLLDIVFFGKPSVIGATQGMITGLVCITPAAGVVQGWAAMIMGVLSGSIPWYTMMVLHKKISILKHVDDTMAVFHTHAVAGSLGGILTGFFSNPKLCRIFYLVDDWQHYIGLAYGLKTGQFKAGFKQMGIQILGILFVIVVNVITTSIICFLLGRFIPLRLNEDELQIGDDAIHGEEAYALWGDGEKYDGSKHNSVYGLEEFAQVPPKAEA, encoded by the exons ATGGAGCTTCCCGTGAACCTCCGCCCTGACCAGGCAAGCCCCGAGTGGTTGAGCAAGGGCGACAACGCTTGGCAGCTCACGGCCGCCACGCTTGTCGGCATGCAAAGCGTGCCGGGCCTCGTCATCCTCTACGGAAGCATAGTAAAAAAGAAGTGGGCCGTGAACTCGGCCTTCATGGCCCTCTATGCCTTCGCAGCTGTCTTGGTCTGTTGGGTCGGCTGGGGCTACCAAATGTCATTTGGGGATGAGCTCTTCAAGTTCCTGGGCTGGCCCCACGTCGCCATGAACCAAGAATACCTCCTGAAACAAACATTCGTTGGGTATTTGCCAAACGCGACCATGGTTTATTTTCAGTTCGTGTTTGCGGCGATCACGTTGATTTTGATTGCTGGGGCATTGTTGGGGAGGATGAACTTTCATGCGTGGATGCTATTTGTTCCCCTTTGGTTGACATTTTCTTATACAATTACTTGTTACAGTATTTGGAACCCCCATGGGTGGTTGGCTAAGATGGGCGTTATTGATTACTCTGGTGGCTTTGTCATCCACCTCTCCTCCGGTGTCGCCGGTTTCACAGCAGCTTACTGG GTGGGGCCAAGGGCAACCAATGACAGGGAAAGGTTCCCGCCAAACAACATCCTGCTTATGCTGGCAGGGGCAGGCCTACTGTGGATGGGGTGGACTGGATTCAACGGTGGAGATCCTTACATGGTGAGCACAGACGCATCTCTGGCCGTCCTCAACACCCACGTGTGCACTGCCACTAGCTTGCTAACGTGGCTCTTGCTTGACATTGTTTTCTTTGGGAAGCCCTCTGTGATTGGTGCCACTCAGGGCATGATCACCGGCTTAGTTTGCATCACCCCGGCCGCGG GTGTGGTGCAAGGTTGGGCAGCAATGATCATGGGAGTACTGTCCGGAAGCATCCCATGGTACACCATGATGGTCCTCCACAAGAAAATCAGTATCCTAAAGCATGTGGATGACACAATGGCTGTGTTCCACACCCACGCCGTGGCCGGAAGCCTAGGGGGCATCCTCACCGGCTTCTTTTCCAATCCGAAGCTATGCCGAATCTTCTATTTGGTAGACGATTGGCAACACTATATTGGCCTAGCCTATGGATTGAAAACTGGCCAGTTTAAGGCAGGGTTTAAGCAAATGGGAATTCAAATCCTTGGGATATTGTTTGTCATTGTTGTGAATGTGATCACCACTAGCATAATTTGCTTCCTCTTGGGGCGCTTTATCCCGCTGAGGCTCAACGAAGATGAGTTGCAGATCGGAGATGATGCAATTCATGGAGAGGAGGCTTATGCATTGTGGGGAGATGGAGAGAAGTATGATGGTTCAAAGCACAATTCAGTTTATGGCTTGGAAGAGTTTGCTCAAGTGCCGCCTAAAGCTGAGGCCTGA
- the LOC18767488 gene encoding 2-methyl-6-phytyl-1,4-hydroquinone methyltransferase, chloroplastic: MVSAMLNGAENLSLIRGITPNGLGFMGSDLHGKQFLKMGLVSSTRISKSCTRTIVPKCSFSASRPASQPRFIQHKKEAFWFYRFLSIVYDHVINPGHWTEDMRDEALEPADLSNRNMIVVDVGGGTGFTTLGIVKHVDAKNVTILDQSPHQLAKAKQKEPLKDCKIIEGDAEDLPFRTDYADRYVSAGSIEYWPDPQRGIKEAYRVLKLGGKACLIGPVYPTFWLSRFFADVWMLFPKEEEYIEWFQKAGFKDVQLKRIGPKWYRGVRRHGLIMGCSVTGVKPASGDSPLQLGPKEEDVTKPVNPWSFFVRFILGVMAATYFVLVPIYMWLKDQIVPKGQPI, encoded by the exons ATGGTCTCTGCAATGCTCAATGGGGCTGAGAACCTCTCACTCATCAGAGGCATAACCCCAAACGGGTTGGGTTTCATGGGGTCAGATCTTCATGGGAAGCAATTTCTGAAGATGGGTTTAGTTTCAAGTACAAGAATTTCCAAGTCTTGCACCAGAACCATTGTGCCCAAGTGCAGCTTCTCAGCTTCTAGGCCAGCATCCCAGCCTAGGTTCATTCAGCATAAGAAAGAGGCTTTTTGGTTCTATAGGTTCCTCTCAATTGTGTATGATCATGTCATAAACCCTGGGCATTGGACTGAGGACATGAGGGATGAGGCACTTGAACCAGCTGATCTCAGTAATAGGAATATGATTGTTGTAGATGTTGGTGGTGGTACTGGCTTCACCACTTTGGGTATAGTTAAGCATGTGGATGCCAAGAATGTCACCATTCTTGACCAGTCCCCTCATCAGCTCGCCAAGGCAAAGCAGAAGGAGCCCTTGAAGGATTGCAAGATTATTGAGGGTGATGCTGAGGACCTCCCTTTTCGAACTGATTACGCTGATCGATATGTATCTGCTGGAAG CATTGAGTACTGGCCAGACCCACAGCGTGGCATCAAGGAAGCATACAGGGTCTTAAAACTTGGAGGAAAAGCATGCTTAATTGGTCCTGTGTACCCAACATTTTGGTTATCTCGCTTCTTTGCAGATGTGTGGATGCTTTTCCCAAAGGAGGAAGAGTACATTGAATGGTTCCAAAAGGCAGGGTTTAAAGATGTCCAACTGAAAAGAATTGGCCCAAAATGGTATCGTGGGGTTCGCCGGCATGGATTGATAATGGGATGTTCTGTAACAGGCGTTAAACCAGCATCCGGGGATTCTCCTTTACAG CTTGGTCCAAAAGAAGAGGATGTGACAAAGCCTGTAAATCCGTGGTCGTTCTTTGTGCGGTTCATCTTGGGTGTCATGGCAGCAACATACTTTGTTCTGGTGCCTATATACATGTGGCTCAAGGATCAAATTGTACCCAAAGGTCAACCaatctga
- the LOC18767751 gene encoding peptidyl-prolyl cis-trans isomerase CYP63 isoform X2, which yields MNRKKNPCVFLDVSTDGDPMERVVIELFADVVPKTAENFRALCTGDKGIGKSTGKPLHYKGSQFHRIIKGFMAQGGDFSNGNGTGGESIYGGKFADENFKLKHDGPGVLSMANAGPNTNGSQFFIIFRRQPHLDGKHVVFGKVVKGMDVVEKIERVGSADGKPFQTVKIVDCGEVSESKVHGATEKERVKKRKSGKVSSSEDGSDGEARGRRKKSLKGKTKRRRYSSSESSSDMSESNSSDSDSDSDSDSSLSDSSPSSGGRRRRRSVKKGKHQRSRKRSDGKKERKRGRHAKRSRRKTKRRLESSSDTESESTRSSTSSSDDDKDGPHVASRKTSNLKRAEKNLSTNLDVGKEPPPLVKKTVVEQRNNHDREKSEDNSSQEEGELSPKNDARINNGHNAEAKTANRNSYSDDSRSPTRKRRSRSSPSTSPKRISSGSSPRNSGEQNRGRPSRSPLGSPVYKGPEPSTHDRGLSRSTTPNGTPKRVRKGRGFTERYAFARRYRTPSPEQPLHNSYRYGGRDVYRNNRDRYSNYRNYSEHSPRRRFRSPPRGGSPPRYRSRRSRSRSNSRSPGGYRGRNRDRSRSRSRSRSPSLADRPPVSERLKSRLGPRIGDQHSPDRGRPKSRSRSRGPSHSRSPDATPKRRNRTPRSPSRSTSSSPSGQRGLVSYEDISP from the exons ATGAACAGGAAAAAGAACCCTTGTGTCTTCTTAGATGTATCAACTGATGGGGACCCAATGGAAAGAGTTGTTATAGAG CTTTTTGCTGATGTTGTTCCTAAGACAGCAGAGAATTTTAGGGCCCTCTGTAcag GTGATAAGGGCATTGGAAAGTCTACAGGCAAACCTCTCCATTACAAAGGATCACAATTTCATCGAATAATAAAAGGATTTATGGCCCAA GGTGGTGATTTTTCAAATGGAAATG GCACTGGTGGAGAAAGTATTTATGGAGGGAAGTTTGCAG atgaaaattttaaattgaagcaTGATGGACCTGGTGTTCTGTCTATGGCAAATGCTGGTCCAAACACAAATGGGTCCCAGTTCTTTATAATCTTCAGGCGCCAGCCTCATCTAGATGG GAAACATGTTGTTTTTGGAAAGGTTGTGAAAGGAATGGATGTAGTTGAGAAAATTGAGCGAGTGGGATCAGCGGATGGAAAACCTTTCCAAACTGTGAAAATTGTCGATTGTGGTGAAGTCTCTGAGAGTAAAGTCCATGGTgcaacagagaaagagagag TTAAAAAGAGGAAATCAGGAAAGGTTTCATCATCTGAGGATGGTTCTGATGGGGAAGCAAGAGGAAGGCGTAAAAAATCCttgaagggaaaaacaaagagaaggagATACTCTTCATCTGAATCCAGCTCAGACATGTCTGAGTCTAATTCCTCAGATTCAGATTCAGATTCAGATTCAGATTCCTCTCTATCTGACTCAAGTCCGTCTAGTGGCGGAAGGCGTAGGAGGAGGTCTGTTAAAAAAGGTAAGCACCAGCGTTCAAGGAAAAGAAGTGATGGGAAAAAAGAGCGGAAGAGAGGCCGGCATGCCAAACGATCAAGGCGCAAGACAAAACG gaGATTGGAAAGTTCAAGTGATACAGAAAGTGAGAGTACTAGAAGCAGCACAAGCAGTTCTGATGATGATAAAGATGGTCCTCATGTTGCTTCTCGTAAAACCAGTAACCTAAAGCGTGCAGAAAAAAATCTTTCAACAAATCTTG ATGTGGGAAAGGAACCCCCTCCTCTAGTTAAAAAAACTGTTGTTGAACAGAGGAACAATCATGATAGGGAGAAAAGTGAGGACAACTCATCCCAAGAAGAAGGTGAATTGTCTCCGAAGAATGATGCCCGTATAAATAACGGGCATAATGCAGAAGCCAAAACAGCTAATCGGAATTCCTACTCAGATGACTCCAG AAGTCCGACTCGCAAAAGGAGGTCAAGAAGCAGTCCAAGCACAAGTCCTAAAAGAATTTCAAGTGGAAGTTCGCCAAGGAATTCTGGTGAGCAAAACAGAGGAAGGCCTTCTAGGAGTCCATTGGGCAGCCCTGTCTACAAAGGCCCTGAACCTTCTACCCATGACCGGGGTTTGTCAAGAAGCACTACTCCAAATGGCACTCCAAAGCGTGTTAGAAAAGGGCGTGGCTTCACTGAGCGCTATGCCTTTGCACGTCGCTACCGCACTCCATCCCCAGAGCAGCCACTTCATAACTCCTATCGTTATGGTGGAAGAGACGTGTATAGAAATAACCGTGATAG GTACTCAAACTACAGAAATTATTCTGAGCACTCACCACGTAGACGTTTCCGGAGTCCACCAAGAGGCGGGAGCCCTCccag ATACAGAAGCAGGAGAAGTCGAAGTAGGAGCAATTCCCGCAGCCCTGGTGGTTATCGTGGCCGTAATAGGGACCGCAGCCGCAGCCGCAGTCGCAGCCGTAGTCCTAGTCTAGCAGATCGACCTCCTGTAAGTGAGAGACTAAAATCCCGCCTTGGACCCCGAATTGGTGATCAGCACTCTCCAGACAGAGGTAGGCCCAAGTCCAGGTCAAGGAGCCGAGGGCCCTCTCATTCTAGATCTCCAGATGCTACACCAAAGCGTCGTAATAGAACTCCTAGGTCTCCCAGCAGGTCAACATCAAGCTCCCCATCTGGACAAAGGGGTTTGGTTTCATATGAAGATATCAGTCCTTAA
- the LOC18767751 gene encoding peptidyl-prolyl cis-trans isomerase CYP63 isoform X1, with translation MNRKKNPCVFLDVSTDGDPMERVVIELFADVVPKTAENFRALCTGDKGIGKSTGKPLHYKGSQFHRIIKGFMAQGGDFSNGNGTGGESIYGGKFADENFKLKHDGPGVLSMANAGPNTNGSQFFIIFRRQPHLDGKHVVFGKVVKGMDVVEKIERVGSADGKPFQTVKIVDCGEVSESKVHGATEKERVKKRKSGKVSSSEDGSDGEARGRRKKSLKGKTKRRRYSSSESSSDMSESNSSDSDSDSDSDSSLSDSSPSSGGRRRRRSVKKGKHQRSRKRSDGKKERKRGRHAKRSRRKTKRRLESSSDTESESTRSSTSSSDDDKDGPHVASRKTSNLKRAEKNLSTNLDVGKEPPPLVKKTVVEQRNNHDREKSEDNSSQEEGELSPKNDARINNGHNAEAKTANRNSYSDDSSRSPTRKRRSRSSPSTSPKRISSGSSPRNSGEQNRGRPSRSPLGSPVYKGPEPSTHDRGLSRSTTPNGTPKRVRKGRGFTERYAFARRYRTPSPEQPLHNSYRYGGRDVYRNNRDRYSNYRNYSEHSPRRRFRSPPRGGSPPRYRSRRSRSRSNSRSPGGYRGRNRDRSRSRSRSRSPSLADRPPVSERLKSRLGPRIGDQHSPDRGRPKSRSRSRGPSHSRSPDATPKRRNRTPRSPSRSTSSSPSGQRGLVSYEDISP, from the exons ATGAACAGGAAAAAGAACCCTTGTGTCTTCTTAGATGTATCAACTGATGGGGACCCAATGGAAAGAGTTGTTATAGAG CTTTTTGCTGATGTTGTTCCTAAGACAGCAGAGAATTTTAGGGCCCTCTGTAcag GTGATAAGGGCATTGGAAAGTCTACAGGCAAACCTCTCCATTACAAAGGATCACAATTTCATCGAATAATAAAAGGATTTATGGCCCAA GGTGGTGATTTTTCAAATGGAAATG GCACTGGTGGAGAAAGTATTTATGGAGGGAAGTTTGCAG atgaaaattttaaattgaagcaTGATGGACCTGGTGTTCTGTCTATGGCAAATGCTGGTCCAAACACAAATGGGTCCCAGTTCTTTATAATCTTCAGGCGCCAGCCTCATCTAGATGG GAAACATGTTGTTTTTGGAAAGGTTGTGAAAGGAATGGATGTAGTTGAGAAAATTGAGCGAGTGGGATCAGCGGATGGAAAACCTTTCCAAACTGTGAAAATTGTCGATTGTGGTGAAGTCTCTGAGAGTAAAGTCCATGGTgcaacagagaaagagagag TTAAAAAGAGGAAATCAGGAAAGGTTTCATCATCTGAGGATGGTTCTGATGGGGAAGCAAGAGGAAGGCGTAAAAAATCCttgaagggaaaaacaaagagaaggagATACTCTTCATCTGAATCCAGCTCAGACATGTCTGAGTCTAATTCCTCAGATTCAGATTCAGATTCAGATTCAGATTCCTCTCTATCTGACTCAAGTCCGTCTAGTGGCGGAAGGCGTAGGAGGAGGTCTGTTAAAAAAGGTAAGCACCAGCGTTCAAGGAAAAGAAGTGATGGGAAAAAAGAGCGGAAGAGAGGCCGGCATGCCAAACGATCAAGGCGCAAGACAAAACG gaGATTGGAAAGTTCAAGTGATACAGAAAGTGAGAGTACTAGAAGCAGCACAAGCAGTTCTGATGATGATAAAGATGGTCCTCATGTTGCTTCTCGTAAAACCAGTAACCTAAAGCGTGCAGAAAAAAATCTTTCAACAAATCTTG ATGTGGGAAAGGAACCCCCTCCTCTAGTTAAAAAAACTGTTGTTGAACAGAGGAACAATCATGATAGGGAGAAAAGTGAGGACAACTCATCCCAAGAAGAAGGTGAATTGTCTCCGAAGAATGATGCCCGTATAAATAACGGGCATAATGCAGAAGCCAAAACAGCTAATCGGAATTCCTACTCAGATGACTCCAG CAGAAGTCCGACTCGCAAAAGGAGGTCAAGAAGCAGTCCAAGCACAAGTCCTAAAAGAATTTCAAGTGGAAGTTCGCCAAGGAATTCTGGTGAGCAAAACAGAGGAAGGCCTTCTAGGAGTCCATTGGGCAGCCCTGTCTACAAAGGCCCTGAACCTTCTACCCATGACCGGGGTTTGTCAAGAAGCACTACTCCAAATGGCACTCCAAAGCGTGTTAGAAAAGGGCGTGGCTTCACTGAGCGCTATGCCTTTGCACGTCGCTACCGCACTCCATCCCCAGAGCAGCCACTTCATAACTCCTATCGTTATGGTGGAAGAGACGTGTATAGAAATAACCGTGATAG GTACTCAAACTACAGAAATTATTCTGAGCACTCACCACGTAGACGTTTCCGGAGTCCACCAAGAGGCGGGAGCCCTCccag ATACAGAAGCAGGAGAAGTCGAAGTAGGAGCAATTCCCGCAGCCCTGGTGGTTATCGTGGCCGTAATAGGGACCGCAGCCGCAGCCGCAGTCGCAGCCGTAGTCCTAGTCTAGCAGATCGACCTCCTGTAAGTGAGAGACTAAAATCCCGCCTTGGACCCCGAATTGGTGATCAGCACTCTCCAGACAGAGGTAGGCCCAAGTCCAGGTCAAGGAGCCGAGGGCCCTCTCATTCTAGATCTCCAGATGCTACACCAAAGCGTCGTAATAGAACTCCTAGGTCTCCCAGCAGGTCAACATCAAGCTCCCCATCTGGACAAAGGGGTTTGGTTTCATATGAAGATATCAGTCCTTAA
- the LOC18766172 gene encoding calmodulin-like protein 11 — MAEALTEAQISEFQEAFCLIDKDSDGLISLEELAAVIQSLDEHPTKEEIQDMINEVGAEGNGTIDCEEFLNIMARKMKENVAEELKEAFKVFDRDQDGYISANELRQVMINLGEKLSDEEAEQMIREADVDGDGLVSYEEFARMMMLS, encoded by the exons ATGGCAGAGGCATTAACAGAAGCTCAGATTTCTGAGTTCCAGGAAGCCTTTTGTCTAATTGACAAGGATTCAGATG GGCTAATTTCCTTGGAAGAACTAGCGGCAGTGATCCAATCACTGGACGAACATCccacaaaagaagaaatccaAGACATGATCAACGAAGTTGGTGCCGAGGGAAATGGGACAATAGATTGTGAAGAGTTCTTGAATATTATGGCAAGAAAGATGAAG GAAAATGTTGCTGAGGAGCTGAAAGAAGCCTTCAAAGTATTTGACAGAGACCAAGATGGCTATATTTCAGCCAATGAG TTGAGGCAAGTTATGATAAACTTGGGAGAAAAATTGAGTGATGAGGAGGCTGAGCAAATGATCAGAGAGGCTGATGTAGATGGTGATGGTCTTGTTAGCTATGAAGAATTTGCAAGGATGATGATGCTCAGTTGA
- the LOC18768530 gene encoding uncharacterized protein LOC18768530, with amino-acid sequence MADSESNYIDEHSAASTTITFDRPIPLLRGPVRAGPPDDPSSGPYVLAFRDPRTWANAYRACESKIIEQCEAGARIGCAISASDKCKPPWWRALIGPKAPDLKQREQCEEREMEGCLSAAKDKCVGFAKEKCLKPFRDARIAGLHVKQAERLVCWATVMDRSTWLSLIGLDKLGYLGSGNYGFGATNYRAGELFRSDCDFDLVLGSSNGILKV; translated from the coding sequence ATGGCAGATTCGGAATCGAACTATATCGACGAGCATTCAGCTGCCTCAACAACCATAACATTCGACCGACCGATCCCGTTGCTCCGAGGACCAGTTCGGGCTGGCCCACCCGATGACCCATCCTCCGGTCCGTACGTTCTGGCGTTTCGAGACCCCAGGACATGGGCAAACGCGTACAGAGCCTGCGAGTCCAAGATCATCGAGCAGTGTGAGGCCGGTGCCAGGATCGGGTGCGCCATCAGCGCATCGGACAAGTGTAAGCCCCCGTGGTGGCGAGCTCTGATTGGTCCGAAAGCACCGGACTTGAAGCAGAGGGAGCAGtgcgaagagagagaaatggaggGGTGTTTGTCTGCGGCGAAAGATAAGTGCGTTGGGTTCGCGAAGGAGAAGTGCTTGAAGCCCTTCAGAGACGCGAGAATTGCTGGCCTTCATGTAAAGCAGGCTGAGAGGTTGGTTTGCTGGGCAACTGTGATGGATCGGAGCACGTGGCTCAGTTTGATTGGATTGGACAAATTGGGTTATTTGGGTTCGGGTAATTATGGATTTGGAGCAACAAATTATAGGGCTGGTGAGTTATTTCGTTCTGATTGTGACTTTGATCTTGTTTTGGGTAGTAGCAACGGGATATTGAAGGTGTGA